The genome window CGGCGACGCTCACCCAGACCTACGCACCGGTCTCCGACCCGGTCGTGACGCTGGGGACCGTGGACGGCGGGGCCATCGTCGTGAGCGAGATCGCGACGACCTCCACGGTCACCCTGCCCGAGGCCGGCGGAACCATCACGGTCGAGCCGTTCTACTCGGCTCTGGCCGGGGGAGCCACGACGGCGGGCACGAGCCTGACCCGCACCTTCTCGGGTGTCGTCGTCATGTACGTCCCGCCGGCCGACAGCGGCGCCCAGGTCCAGGTGCTCGCGGGCGAGCAGTCGGTCACCGGCGCGTCCGCGCAGTGACGTCCGGCAGAATCCTCCGTGACGCTGCGGCGCGGGTGAACCGCGCGGCGACGTCCGGTCCCACCTGAGCACGACGAAACCCGAGGAGCTCGTGATGTCGCAGCCGTCGCAGCAGCCCCGCCCACGACTTGACGCGCGCGGTGCGGTCGACCTCTCCGCGCTCGTGCGGCCGACGACCCCGCCGCCCGGCAGCCCCGGCGGTCTCGATGCACCGGCCGCCTACGTGCGCGACGTCGACCAGGCGACCTTCGCCGACGTGGTGCAGTCCTCGACGCAGCACCCGGTCGTCGTGGCGCTGTGGGCGCCGTGGAGCGAGGTGAGCCAGCAGGTCGTCGCGGACCTCGCCGCACTGGCGCAGGAGGACGGGGGTCGCTGGCTCCTGGCGCGCATCGACGCGGAGGCCAACCCTCAGGTCGCCGCGGCCTTCCAGGCCCAGTCGGTGCCGACCGTGGTCGCCGTGCTCGGGGGTCAGCCCGTGCCGCTGTTCCAGGGTGCGTACCCGCGCGAGCAGGTGCGCGCGGTCGTCGACCAGCTGCTCGCCGCGGCGGAGGCGAACGGCATCACCGGCCGGGTGAACGCGGCCCCTGCCGCCGAGCCCGAGCCCGAGCCGGCGCTGCCGCCGCTGCACCAGGCGGCGTACGACGCGATCGAGCGTGACGACCTGCCCGCGGCGCGCGCCGCGTACGAGCAGGCGCTGCGGGAGAACCCGCGCGACGCCATGGCCCGTGCGGGGCTCGCGCAGGTCGGCCTCATGGAGCGGACGGCCGGCGCGGACCTGCGCGCGGTGCGGGAGGCTGCCGCCGCGCGGCCCGACGACGTCGATGCGCAGCTCGCGGTCGCGGACCTCGACGTCTTCGGCGGCGCGGTGGAGGACGGCTTCGTGCGGCTCGTCGACCTCGTGCGCCGGACGACGGGGGAGGACCGGGAGCGGGTCCGCGTGCGCCTGGTGGACCTCTTCGAGGTCCTGGGCGCCGACGACCCACGTGTCGTGGCGGCACGCCGGGCGCTCGCCGCGGCCCTGTACTGACCGTAGGAACTGACCGTAGGACCGGCGACCGAGAGGCGCCGGCCCGTGGCCGAGGACGCGACTTGCGTTCTGCGGCCGGCGCTGCGTAACGTACTCCCCGGCCACCCGGCAGGGAGGAACGGACACCGAGCACGACTCGGTGGTCGGTCCCCCGGGATGGCACCCCCTCGGATTGCTCTCGAACGGCGCTGTGCGCCGGACCGAGCTGCGCCGGTGGGGGAGATCGATCGGGTCATGAGATCCGGTACGGTCCTCCAGTCGTCGAAGTCCTCCGGGGCGCGACGAGGGGGGTCCGGGCCAGGTCGGAAGATCGGGTACAGTCCTCCAGTCGAAGTCCTCCGGGGCTCCGACGAGGAGGGTGCGGACCGGGTCGGAAGATCGGGTACGGTCCTCCAGTCGAAGTCCTCCGGGGCTGCGACGAGGAGGGTGCGGACCGGGTCGGAAGATCGGGTACGGTCCTCCAGTCGAAGCTCTCCGGGGCGCGACACGGAAGGTCGGGACCTGGTCGCAAGATCCGGTACGGTCATCCCGCTGCAGCCGCTCCTCGGAGCCGGAGCAGCACGGTCGGACCAGGTCCAGCGATCAGGTACGGTCATCCAGCCGCTGAAGCCCTCCGGGGTGAGGCGCGGTGGGTGAGCGACATGTCGCAGGACCCGGGGCGAGCGGAAGACGAGGCCGATAAGGCCAGGTTGACCGGGAGCCGCAGATCGGATAAGTTTGAACGGTTGCCTCCAGACAGGCCCGAGAGGGTCTAGCGGATGCGCGTCTGTTCCTTGAGAACTCAACAGTGTGCCAAGTAGTCGATGCCATATTTTTGGCGTCGAGCCTGGATCAGGTCCACCCCGTGGGTCTGGTTCGGGATGATGCCAGTTGATGCCCCTCTTCGGGGGGGTTCTTTGTGTGTCTGTTGCTCGCCGGTCTTCGGGTCGGTGGGTGGCTGTTTGACATTCACGGAGAGTTTGATTCTGGCTCAGGACGAACGCTGGCGGCGTGCTTAACACATGCAAGTCGAACGGTGATCTCGGTGCTTGCACCGGGTGATCAGTGGCGAACGGGTGAGTAACACGTGAGCAACCTACCCTTCACTCTGGGATAAGCCTTGGAAACGAGGTCTAATACCGGATACGAGACGCACGGGCATCTGTAGCGTCTGGAAAGATTTATTGGTGGAGGATGGGCTCGCGGCCTATCAGCTTGTTGGTGGGGTAATGGCCTACCAAGGCGACGACGGGTAGCCGGCCTGAGAGGGCGACCGGCCACACTGGGACTGAGACACGGCCCAGACTCCTACGGGAGGCAGCAGTGGGGAATATTGCACAATGGGCGAAAGCCTGATGCAGCGACGCCGCGTGCGGGATGACGGCCTTCGGGTTGTAAACCGCTTTCAGCAGGGAAGAAGCGAAAGTGACGGTACCTGCAGAAGAAGCGCCGGCTAACTACGTGCCAGCAGCCGCGGTAATACGTAGGGCGCAAGCGTTGTCCGGAATTATTGGGCGTAAAGAGCTCGTAGGCGGTTTGTCGCGTCTGCTGTGAAAACCTCAGGCTCAACCTGGGGCTTGCAGTGGGTACGGGCAGACTAGAGTGCGGTAGGGGTGACTGGAATTCCTGGTGTAGCGGTGGAATGCGCAGATATCAGGAGGAACACCGATGGCGAAGGCAGGTCACTGGGCCGCAACTGACGCTGAGGAGCGAAAGCATGGGGAGCGAACAGGATTAGATACCCTGGTAGTCCATGCCGTAAACGTTGGGCACTAGGTGTGGGGTCCATTCCACGGATTCCGTGCCGCAGCAAACGCATTAAGTGCCCCGCCTGGGGAGTACGGCCGCAAGGCTAAAACTCAAAGAAATTGACGGGGGCCCGCACAAGCGGCGGAGCATGCGGATTAATTCGATGCAACGCGAAGAACCTTACCAAGGCTTGACATACACCGGAAAAGTGCAGAGATGTGCTCCCCGCAAGGTCGGTGTACAGGTGGTGCATGGTTGTCGTCAGCTCGTGTCGTGAGATGTTGGGTTAAGTCCCGCAACGAGCGCAACCCTCGTCCCATGTTGCCAGCGGGTTATGCCGGGGACTCATGGGAGACTGCCGGGGTCAACTCGGAGGAAGGTGGGGATGACGTCAAATCATCATGCCCCTTATGTCTTGGGCTTCACGCATGCTACAATGGCCGGTACAAAGGGCTGCGATACCGCGAGGTGGAGCGAATCCCAAAAAGCCGGTCTCAGTTCGGATTGGGGTCTGCAACTCGACCCCATGAAGTCGGAGTCGCTAGTAATCGCAGATCAGCAACGCTGCGGTGAATACGTTCCCGGGCCTTGTACACACCGCCCGTCAAGTCATGAAAGTCGGTAACACCCGAAGCCGATGGCCCAACCTTTTGGGGGGAGTCGTCGAAGGTGGGACTGGCGATTAGGACTAAGTCGTAACAAGGTAGCCGTACCGGAAGGTGCGGCTGGATCACCTCCTTTCTAAGGAGCATCTGGCAGCAGGTCGCCTCGTCAAGGGGTGGTGCTGGTGTCCAGGCCCATGCCCTCGCCGATCGTGCGGGGGGTGGTGCTCACGGGTGGAACATCGACTACTGGCCGGCTCGTTGGGTCGGTGGCTTCCAAGTACGCCTGCAGCTTGCTGCGGGGAGGGAACGGAGAGTCGTCGGTTCGTCGCGGGTCGGCTTGGCACGCTGTTGGGTCCTGAGGGAACAGCCCGTTGTGGGTGTTGCCTTGGTCGGGATCGTTCGGTCCGGTCGAACCGCTGGTCGCTGGTGTCCTCTTCGGGGGGTGGTGGTGGTCGGTAGGCGCCGGGATGCCGGACGGTGACCGGTGGTTGCTTGAGAACTGCACAGTGGACGCGAGCATCTTTGAATGATCTTTTGTGGTCAAGTTTATAAGTGCACAGGGTGGATGCCTTGGCACCAGGAGCCGAAGAAGGACGTAGTAGCCTGCGATAAGCCTCGGGGAGTTGGCAAACGAACCGTGATCCGAGGATTTCCGAATGGGGAAACCCCACACGAGTCATGTCGTGTGACCCGCACCTGAATATATAGGGTGCGTGGAGGGAACGCCGGGAAGTGAAACATCTCAGTACCGGCAGGAAGAGATATTCCGTGAGTAGTGGCGAGCGAAAGCGGATCAGGCCAAACCTAGCGCGTGTGATAGCCGGCAGGCGTTGCGCGTTGGGGGTTGTGGGACCTTTCAGTGGGGGCTGCCGCCTTCGCAGGGAGTCAGAAAGTCGCGTTATAGTCGAAGGGTCTTGAAAGGCCCGGCACAGAGGGTGTTACCCCCGTAGACGAAATGACGCGGCCTCCCGAAGGGGATCCCAAGTAGCTCCGGGCCCGAGAAACCCGGAGTGAATCCGCACAGACCACTGTGTAAGCCTAAATACTACCTGGTGACCGATAGCGGACAAGTACCGTGAGGGAAAGGTGAAAAGTACCCCGGGAGGGGAGTGAAATAGTACCTGAAACCGTGTGCATACAATCCGTCGGAGCCTCCCTAGCAGGGGTGACGGCGTGCCTTTTGAAGAATGAGCCTGCGAGTTAGTGGTACGTGGCGAGGTTAACCCGTGTGGGGAAGCCGTAGCGAAAGCGAGTCCGAATAGGGCGACCGTAGTCGCGTGCTCTAGACCCGAAGCGAAGTGATCTAGCCATGGGCAGGGTGAAGCGCGGGTAAGACCGCGTGGAGGCCCGAACCCACCAGGGTTGAAAACCTGGGGGATGACCTGTGGTTAGGGGTGAAAGGCCAATCAAACTTCGTGATAGCTGGTTCTCCCCGAAATGCATTTAGGTGCAGCGTCACGCGTTTCTTGCCGGAGGTAGAGCTACTGGATAGCCGATGGGCCCCAACAGGTTACTGACGTTAGCCAAACTCCGAATGCCGGTAAGCCAGAGCGTGGCAGTGAGACTGCGGGGGATAAGCTCCGTAGTCGAGAGGGAAACAGCCCAGACCACCAGCTAAGGCCCCAAAGCGTGTGCTAAGTGGGAAAGGATGTGGAGTTGCACAGACAACCAGGAGGTTGGCTTAGAAGCAGCCACCCTTGAAAGAGTGCGTAATAGCTCACTGGTCAAGTGATTCCGCGCCGACAATGTAGCGGGGCTCAAGCACACCGCCGAAGCTGTGGCATTCACACAAGTGACAAGCCTTCGTGGTTCAGTCGTGTGGATGGGTAGGGGAGCGTCGTGCCGGCAGTGAAGCCGCGGGGTGACCCAGCGGTGGAGCCGGCACGAGTGAGAATGCAGGCATGAGTAGCGAATGACGGGTGAGAAACCCGTCCGCCGAATGACCAAGGGTTCCAGGGCCAGGCTAATCCGCCCTGGGTAAGTCGGGACCTAAGGCGAGGCCGACAGGCGTAGTCGATGGACAACGGGTTGATATTCCCGTACCGGCGAAGAACCGCCCATACCGAGCCCGGTGATGCTAACCGTCCGAGCCTGCCTCATCGTCCTTCGGGACACCGGGGCAGGGGAGCACGGGACCCGAACTGGTAGTAGGTAAGCGTATTAACAGGGGTGACGCAGGAAGGTAGTCCAGCGTGGCGATGGTAGTCCACGTCCAAGGTCGTAGGGTGAGGTGTAGGCAAATCCGCACCTCGTGAAGCCTGAGAACCGACGGGTACCGCGTATGCGGGAAATGGGTGATCCTATGCTGCCAAGAAAAGCCTCGACGCGAGGTTCTAGCCGCCCGTACCCCAAACCGACTCAGGTGGTCAGGTAGAGAATACCAAGGCGATCGAGAGAATCGTGGTTAAGGAACTCGGCAAAATGCCCCCGTAACTTCGGGAGAAGGGGGGCCTCAAGCGTGAACCGGCATGCCCGGGGAAGCGTGGAGGGCCGCAGAGACCAGGGAGAAGCGACTGTTTACTAAAAACACAGGTCCGTGCGAAGTCGCAAGACGATGTATACGGACTGACGCCTGCCCGGTGCTGGAAGGTTAAGAGGACGGGTCAGCACGCAAGTGCGAAGCTCAGAATTTAAGCCCCAGTAAACGGCGGTGGTAACTATAACCATCCTAAGGTAGCGAAATTCCTTGTCGGGTAAGTTCCGACCTGCACGAATGGCGTAACGACTTCTCCGCTGTCTCAACCGCGAACTCGGCGAAATTGCACTACGAGTAAAGATGCTCGTTACGCGCAGCAGGACGGAAAGACCCCGGGACCTTTACTATAGCTTGGTATTGGTGTTCGGTGCGGCTTGTGTAGGATAGGTGGGAGACTGTGAAGCCGGCACGCCAGTGTCGGTGGAGTCAACGTTGAAATACCACTCTGGTCGCTCTGGATATCTAACCTCGGTCCGTAATCCGGATCAGGGACAGTGCCTGGTGGGTAGTTTAACTGGGGCGGTTGCCTCCTAAAATGTAACGGAGGCGCTCAAAGGTTCCCTCAGCCTGGTTGGCAATCAGGTGGCGAGTGCAAGTGCACAAGGGAGCTTGACTGTGAGACTGACAGGTCGAGCAGGGACGAAAGTCGGAACTAGTGATCCGGCGGTGGCTTGTGGAAGCGCCGTCGCTCAACGGATAAAAGGTACCCCGGGGATAACAGGCTGATCTTGCCCAAGAGTCCATATCGACGGCATGGTTTGGCACCTCGATGTCGGCTCGTCGCATCCTGGGGCTGGAGTAGGTCCCAAGGGTTGGGCTGTTCGCCCATTAAAGCGGTACGCGAGCTGGGTTTAGAACGTCGTGAGACAGTTCGGTCCCTATCCGCTGCGCGCGCAGGAAACTTGAGAAGGGCTGTCCCTAGTACGAGAGGACCGGGACGGACGAACCTCTGGTGTGCCAGTTGTTCCGCCAGGAGCACGGCTGGTTGGCTACGTTCGGAAGGGATA of Cellulomonas dongxiuzhuiae contains these proteins:
- a CDS encoding tetratricopeptide repeat protein, translated to MSQPSQQPRPRLDARGAVDLSALVRPTTPPPGSPGGLDAPAAYVRDVDQATFADVVQSSTQHPVVVALWAPWSEVSQQVVADLAALAQEDGGRWLLARIDAEANPQVAAAFQAQSVPTVVAVLGGQPVPLFQGAYPREQVRAVVDQLLAAAEANGITGRVNAAPAAEPEPEPALPPLHQAAYDAIERDDLPAARAAYEQALRENPRDAMARAGLAQVGLMERTAGADLRAVREAAAARPDDVDAQLAVADLDVFGGAVEDGFVRLVDLVRRTTGEDRERVRVRLVDLFEVLGADDPRVVAARRALAAALY